Proteins encoded by one window of Caldisericaceae bacterium:
- the rpsJ gene encoding 30S ribosomal protein S10, producing the protein MKKDRLRIRLKGFDNKILDLWAAKIVELAKSSGATVSGPIPLPTKRTFFSVLRAPNIDKDSQEQFEICVHKRLIEIIDATPEITQKLANMDIPQGVEVEIKI; encoded by the coding sequence ATGAAAAAAGATAGACTAAGAATTAGATTAAAAGGTTTCGACAACAAAATACTCGACTTGTGGGCTGCTAAAATTGTAGAACTTGCCAAGTCAAGTGGTGCTACTGTTTCAGGACCAATCCCATTGCCAACAAAGAGGACATTTTTTAGCGTTCTTAGAGCACCTAACATTGATAAGGATTCACAAGAACAATTTGAGATTTGCGTTCATAAAAGATTGATTGAAATAATTGATGCAACTCCAGAAATCACACAGAAACTTGCCAATATGGATATTCCCCAGGGCGTTGAAGTTGAGATAAAAATCTAA